The following are encoded together in the Variovorax sp. PBS-H4 genome:
- a CDS encoding Bug family tripartite tricarboxylate transporter substrate binding protein has protein sequence MQAIRNILKVAALASCAATLPAPAQDAYPNKPVRLVVGAAAGGPTDIVARLLGERMGKSMGTTFVVENRGGGGGVIASETVARAPADGYTILMGSISTHGINPSLYKKLNYDAIKDFTPISEVVSYPMVVVVNPAVPVRNVPELVAYAKKPGKGLSRGSAGNGTSMHLAGELFDTAAAIKTVHVPYKGSAPAVAALVGGDIDVSFESIPVALPQVKAGKLRAIAVTSNKRSPVMPDVPTVAETVPGYGFEGWLGLLAPAGTPQPIIDKLHREAAKALADPDLRQKLLDNVMLPVGSSPKEFEAFIRSEIDKLAVVVRSAGATVD, from the coding sequence TTGCAAGCCATCCGCAACATCCTCAAGGTCGCCGCTCTGGCGTCATGTGCCGCAACGCTGCCCGCCCCGGCGCAGGACGCCTACCCCAACAAACCCGTGCGCCTTGTCGTCGGAGCGGCCGCCGGTGGTCCCACGGACATCGTCGCTCGGCTGCTGGGCGAGCGCATGGGCAAGAGCATGGGCACGACTTTCGTCGTCGAGAACCGCGGCGGCGGCGGCGGCGTGATCGCGTCGGAGACGGTCGCCCGCGCGCCCGCCGACGGCTACACGATCCTGATGGGCTCGATCAGCACCCACGGCATCAACCCGTCTCTCTACAAGAAGCTGAACTACGACGCCATCAAGGACTTCACGCCGATCTCCGAGGTGGTGTCCTATCCGATGGTGGTCGTGGTCAACCCGGCGGTTCCGGTCCGAAACGTCCCGGAGCTGGTGGCGTACGCCAAGAAGCCCGGCAAGGGCCTGAGCCGCGGTTCCGCGGGTAATGGAACGTCCATGCACCTCGCAGGCGAGCTGTTCGACACCGCCGCCGCGATCAAGACCGTGCATGTCCCGTACAAGGGCAGCGCACCGGCCGTGGCAGCGCTCGTCGGAGGCGACATCGATGTCAGCTTCGAAAGCATCCCTGTCGCACTCCCCCAGGTGAAGGCCGGCAAGCTCCGAGCGATCGCCGTCACCAGCAACAAGCGATCGCCGGTCATGCCCGACGTTCCCACAGTGGCTGAAACGGTCCCGGGCTACGGGTTCGAGGGATGGCTGGGATTGCTCGCGCCCGCGGGAACGCCGCAGCCCATCATCGACAAACTGCACCGAGAGGCCGCAAAGGCGCTCGCCGACCCCGACCTTCGCCAGAAGCTGCTGGACAACGTGATGCTGCCTGTGGGCAGTTCGCCCAAGGAATTCGAGGCTTTCATCCGCAGCGAGATCGACAAGCTCGCCGTGGTTGTGCGATCAGCTGGTGCGACGGTTGATTGA
- a CDS encoding putative quinol monooxygenase, producing the protein MTISLIVEFSIKTHHREDFLAVMQNHARESRKEEGCLQFKIITPSAPMDDRVFLFEEWKDQAALDWHLKHSKLGETRKQYDAWIFNRHILHGAVQPET; encoded by the coding sequence ATGACCATCTCCCTCATCGTCGAGTTCTCGATCAAGACCCACCACCGCGAAGACTTCCTCGCGGTGATGCAGAACCACGCGCGCGAGTCGCGCAAGGAAGAGGGCTGCCTGCAGTTCAAGATCATCACGCCGTCCGCACCCATGGACGATCGTGTCTTCCTCTTCGAGGAATGGAAGGACCAGGCCGCGCTCGACTGGCATCTGAAGCACTCCAAATTGGGCGAGACCCGCAAGCAGTACGACGCCTGGATCTTCAACCGGCACATCCTGCATGGCGCAGTGCAGCCCGAGACCTGA